A window of Aquitalea denitrificans contains these coding sequences:
- a CDS encoding MFS transporter, which yields MQHVQTQADDKKKPMRAAIAAFVGTTIEWYDFYIYGLAAALVFGKVFFPATLDPGVATLLSFVTLWAGFIARPLGGVIFGHFGDRIGRKTTLVITLMLMGLSTLGIGLLPSYQSIGVLAPIGLVLLRIVQGIAVGGEWGGAVLIASENAPKNKGILYAAFAQQGSPAGNLLATLVFFLLSRMPMPEFVQWGWRIPFLLSALLVLVGLFIRLQLTESKAMQQVMAEKKVERLPLLSVLRQHGMLVWMTMLVPTVIHVTYLKTTFALSWATSELGYGRETFLQIILWALVVQFVVQPFGALLVSRMDKVKAILWILLPEFLLMPLMFWAISTGSYWLAITAMCLATIPHSMFYGAIGGLLAQAFPVQLRYTGMSFSYQLCSLLIGGGTPVLAQWLLNVTGGISWVAAISGCYALVSLFSTLWLLKRIPASDASASSEQTTPAATSVTTPAH from the coding sequence ATGCAACACGTGCAGACCCAGGCGGACGACAAGAAAAAACCAATGCGCGCCGCCATTGCCGCCTTTGTCGGCACCACCATCGAGTGGTACGACTTTTATATCTATGGTCTTGCCGCCGCGCTGGTGTTCGGCAAGGTGTTCTTTCCGGCCACACTGGACCCGGGCGTGGCCACGCTGCTGTCCTTTGTCACGCTGTGGGCCGGTTTTATCGCACGCCCCTTGGGTGGCGTCATTTTCGGCCACTTTGGCGACCGTATCGGTCGCAAGACCACGCTGGTGATCACCCTGATGCTGATGGGCCTGTCCACCCTGGGCATCGGCCTGTTGCCGTCCTACCAGAGCATTGGCGTGCTGGCACCCATCGGCCTGGTGTTGCTGCGCATCGTGCAGGGCATTGCCGTCGGCGGTGAGTGGGGTGGGGCAGTGCTGATTGCCAGCGAAAACGCACCCAAGAACAAGGGCATCCTGTATGCCGCCTTTGCCCAGCAAGGCTCACCGGCGGGTAATCTGCTGGCCACGCTGGTGTTCTTCCTGCTCAGCCGCATGCCCATGCCGGAGTTTGTACAGTGGGGCTGGCGCATTCCCTTTTTGCTGTCGGCGCTGCTGGTGCTGGTGGGGCTGTTTATCCGCCTGCAGTTGACCGAATCCAAGGCCATGCAGCAGGTGATGGCGGAGAAAAAGGTAGAGCGGTTGCCGCTGCTGAGTGTGCTGCGTCAGCACGGCATGCTGGTATGGATGACCATGCTGGTGCCTACCGTCATCCACGTGACTTATCTGAAAACCACCTTCGCCCTGTCCTGGGCCACCAGCGAGCTGGGTTATGGCCGGGAAACCTTTTTGCAGATCATCCTGTGGGCCTTGGTGGTGCAGTTTGTGGTGCAGCCGTTTGGTGCGCTGCTGGTATCGCGCATGGACAAGGTCAAGGCCATTTTGTGGATCTTGCTGCCGGAATTCCTGCTGATGCCGCTGATGTTCTGGGCCATCTCCACCGGCAGCTACTGGCTGGCCATCACGGCCATGTGCTTGGCCACCATTCCGCATTCCATGTTTTACGGTGCCATTGGCGGTCTGCTGGCCCAGGCTTTTCCGGTACAACTGCGCTACACCGGCATGTCCTTCTCCTACCAGCTGTGCTCCCTGCTGATTGGCGGCGGCACACCGGTGCTGGCGCAATGGCTGCTCAATGTCACTGGCGGCATTAGCTGGGTGGCGGCCATTTCTGGCTGTTATGCACTGGTGTCGCTGTTCAGCACCCTGTGGCTGCTCAAACGCATTCCAGCGTCGGATGCTTCGGCGTCCAGTGAGCAAACTACCCCGGCTGCCACTTCTGTGACCACCCCCGCGCATTGA
- the pcaF gene encoding 3-oxoadipyl-CoA thiolase produces MQDAYICDAVRTPIGRYGGSLSTIRCDDLAALPLRALHARHPELDWGVLDDIWLGCANQAGEDNRNVARMAGLLAGLPMTAAGVTLNRLCGSGMDAVGSAARCIALGEADLLLAGGVESMSRAPMVLGKAAQAFERTQPLFDTTIGWRFINPVLAQQFGTDSMPQTADNVAAAFGISRADQDRFALQSQQRWQAAQQQGRFATEIIPVTLSRPRQPERVFDCDEHPRPEVTLEGLAKLSGINGKDLSVTAGNASGVNDGACALLLASARAVQQHGLRPLTRVLGMACAGVEPRLMGIGPVPASRKLLQRLGLRLEQMEVIEINEAFAAQSLAVLRELGLPEDADYINPNGGAIAMGHPLGMSGARLLATASYELQRRQGRYALCSMCIGVGQGIAVVLERVS; encoded by the coding sequence ATGCAAGACGCTTATATTTGTGATGCCGTGCGTACTCCGATTGGCCGCTATGGCGGCAGCCTGTCCACCATCCGCTGTGATGATCTGGCCGCCTTGCCCTTGCGCGCCTTGCACGCGCGCCATCCGGAGCTGGATTGGGGCGTGCTGGATGATATCTGGCTGGGTTGTGCCAATCAGGCCGGGGAGGACAACCGCAATGTGGCACGCATGGCTGGACTGCTGGCCGGTCTGCCGATGACGGCTGCCGGGGTGACGCTGAACCGCCTGTGCGGTTCCGGCATGGATGCCGTGGGCAGCGCCGCCCGCTGCATCGCGCTGGGCGAGGCCGATTTGCTGCTGGCCGGCGGGGTGGAGAGCATGTCGCGCGCGCCCATGGTGCTGGGCAAGGCGGCGCAGGCGTTTGAGCGCACGCAGCCGCTGTTTGACACCACCATCGGTTGGCGCTTTATCAACCCCGTGCTGGCACAGCAGTTTGGCACCGACTCCATGCCGCAAACCGCCGACAATGTAGCCGCCGCCTTTGGCATCAGCCGTGCCGATCAGGACCGCTTTGCCTTGCAGTCGCAGCAACGCTGGCAGGCCGCGCAGCAGCAAGGACGCTTTGCCACGGAAATCATCCCGGTGACGCTGTCGCGTCCGCGCCAGCCAGAGCGGGTGTTTGATTGCGACGAGCACCCGCGCCCGGAAGTGACGCTGGAAGGGCTGGCCAAGCTGTCCGGCATCAATGGCAAGGATCTGTCGGTGACGGCAGGCAATGCCTCCGGGGTGAATGATGGCGCTTGCGCGCTGCTGCTGGCCTCGGCGCGTGCAGTGCAGCAGCACGGCCTGCGCCCCCTGACCCGCGTGCTGGGCATGGCCTGCGCCGGGGTGGAACCACGGCTGATGGGCATCGGCCCGGTACCAGCCAGCCGCAAGCTGTTGCAGCGGCTGGGGCTGCGGCTGGAGCAAATGGAGGTGATTGAAATCAACGAAGCCTTTGCCGCCCAGTCACTGGCGGTGCTGCGCGAGCTGGGCCTGCCGGAGGATGCCGATTACATCAACCCCAATGGCGGGGCGATTGCCATGGGCCATCCGCTGGGCATGAGCGGCGCACGCTTGTTGGCCACCGCCAGTTACGAGCTGCAACGCCGTCAGGGCCGCTATGCCCTGTGCAGCATGTGCATCGGTGTGGGGCAGGGCATTGCCGTGGTGCTGGAG
- a CDS encoding enoyl-CoA hydratase-related protein: MPYADIPDLLLCAGPVEGVLTLTLHRPALRNALSTPLLQALVAVLARAEQDEAVAVVVLSGGDKVFAAGADLAEMADKKLPAMLCDERPALFAAIARFPKPLLAAVCGYALGGGCELAMHADIIIAGESACFGQPEIKLGIMPGAGGTQRLLRAVGKSLAMKMVLSGDFIGAEEARQAGLVAEVWPDADCLPKAQALAASIARQAPLALRLAKAALLAAQETGLSAGLAQERAHFVTLSASQDRQEGIRAFLEKRPPQWQGC; this comes from the coding sequence ATGCCATATGCCGATATTCCCGATTTATTGCTGTGTGCCGGTCCGGTGGAGGGGGTGCTGACCCTCACCCTGCACCGTCCTGCGCTGCGTAATGCCTTGTCCACCCCCTTGCTGCAGGCCTTGGTGGCGGTGCTGGCGCGGGCCGAACAGGACGAGGCCGTGGCGGTGGTGGTGTTGAGCGGTGGTGACAAGGTGTTTGCCGCCGGGGCCGATCTGGCCGAGATGGCGGACAAGAAGCTGCCCGCCATGCTGTGCGATGAACGCCCGGCGCTGTTTGCCGCCATTGCCCGCTTTCCCAAGCCGCTGCTGGCTGCCGTGTGTGGCTACGCCTTGGGCGGCGGCTGCGAACTGGCCATGCACGCCGACATCATCATCGCCGGGGAATCTGCCTGTTTCGGCCAGCCGGAAATCAAGCTGGGCATCATGCCCGGTGCCGGTGGCACCCAGCGCCTGCTGCGCGCGGTGGGCAAGTCGCTGGCGATGAAAATGGTGCTCAGTGGCGACTTTATCGGGGCCGAAGAAGCCAGGCAGGCCGGGCTGGTGGCCGAGGTGTGGCCGGATGCCGATTGCCTGCCCAAGGCGCAAGCACTGGCTGCGAGTATTGCGCGGCAAGCCCCGCTGGCTTTGCGCCTGGCCAAGGCGGCGCTGCTGGCGGCCCAGGAAACCGGCCTGTCCGCCGGGTTGGCACAGGAGCGTGCCCATTTTGTCACGCTGTCTGCCAGTCAGGACCGGCAGGAGGGCATCCGCGCCTTTCTGGAAAAGCGTCCGCCTCAGTGGCAGGGCTGCTAG
- a CDS encoding 3-hydroxyacyl-CoA dehydrogenase has translation MQHALSLSRPVAIIGSGVMGRGIAMVAAAAGHRVCLYDANGSASAQAVATIQQQWQRQADTGKLSAEEVARLCARLSRAEQLQQLAEAGLVIEAIVEDLAAKQALFCQLEQIVAADCLLASNTSSLSVTAIAAAMAAPQRLVGMHFFNPAPAMRLVEIVHGLATDAAPLEQVRATARAWGKETVLVRSSPGFIVNRIARPFYLESLRCLQDGLADCATLDRLLQHSGGFRMGPFALMDLIGLDVNLAVHRSIWQAMCYDPRYTPLWIQQEMVAAGWLGRKSGRGYYTYPLDQTAEPDRLPVVQPDCSQITFNPAQPVAVVLAQRLQQAGVQLATQHAAADWLFRTASAHVYLSDGRPAARREQAEQQPCLLLDQAFDFQHVSLLAAQSSPGLSPAQRQALEQLLNAAGIRLCHLPDAAGLPLLRTVAMLVNEAAEVLQQGLASAEDIDSAMCLGLNYPQGPLAWGRRLGYGWLAQVLRHLADYHGDGHYRVAGWLQQQAFSSLSSPAEVL, from the coding sequence ATGCAACACGCTCTTTCCCTATCTCGCCCGGTAGCGATCATCGGCAGTGGCGTGATGGGCCGTGGCATCGCCATGGTGGCCGCTGCCGCTGGCCACCGGGTCTGTTTATATGATGCCAATGGCAGTGCCAGCGCCCAGGCGGTGGCAACCATCCAGCAGCAATGGCAACGCCAGGCCGACACAGGCAAGTTATCTGCGGAAGAGGTGGCCCGCTTGTGCGCGCGGCTGTCCCGCGCCGAACAACTGCAGCAACTGGCCGAGGCCGGTTTGGTGATTGAAGCCATTGTCGAAGACCTGGCCGCCAAGCAGGCGCTGTTCTGTCAGTTGGAGCAAATCGTGGCGGCGGACTGCCTGCTGGCCAGCAACACCTCCTCGCTGTCCGTCACCGCCATTGCTGCCGCCATGGCCGCACCGCAGCGGCTGGTGGGCATGCACTTCTTCAACCCGGCTCCGGCCATGCGGCTGGTGGAAATTGTCCACGGCCTGGCCACCGATGCCGCGCCATTGGAGCAAGTGCGCGCCACCGCCCGCGCCTGGGGCAAGGAGACGGTGCTGGTGCGCTCCAGCCCCGGTTTCATCGTCAACCGCATTGCCAGACCGTTTTATCTGGAAAGCCTGCGTTGCTTGCAGGATGGTCTGGCCGATTGCGCCACGCTGGACCGGCTGTTGCAGCACAGCGGTGGCTTTCGCATGGGGCCGTTTGCCTTGATGGACCTGATCGGCCTGGATGTGAATCTGGCGGTGCATCGTTCCATCTGGCAGGCCATGTGTTACGACCCGCGCTACACCCCGCTGTGGATTCAGCAGGAAATGGTGGCGGCCGGCTGGCTGGGCCGCAAAAGCGGTCGCGGTTATTACACCTACCCGCTGGATCAGACAGCAGAGCCGGACCGCTTGCCCGTCGTCCAGCCGGACTGCAGCCAGATCACCTTCAATCCGGCGCAGCCGGTGGCTGTCGTGCTGGCGCAGCGGCTGCAGCAGGCCGGAGTGCAACTGGCGACGCAACACGCGGCGGCGGACTGGCTGTTCCGTACCGCCAGCGCGCATGTCTACTTGAGCGATGGCCGCCCGGCGGCGCGGCGCGAACAGGCGGAGCAGCAGCCCTGCCTGCTGCTGGATCAGGCTTTTGATTTTCAGCACGTCAGCCTGCTGGCCGCCCAGTCCAGCCCCGGCCTGTCACCGGCGCAGCGGCAGGCGCTGGAGCAACTGCTGAATGCAGCAGGCATCCGCTTGTGCCATCTGCCGGATGCTGCCGGGCTGCCGCTACTGCGCACCGTGGCCATGCTGGTCAACGAAGCGGCAGAGGTACTGCAGCAAGGCCTGGCCAGCGCGGAGGATATCGATAGCGCCATGTGCCTGGGTCTGAATTATCCACAAGGCCCGTTGGCCTGGGGCCGACGGCTGGGCTATGGCTGGCTGGCCCAGGTGCTGCGCCACCTGGCGGATTACCACGGCGATGGCCACTACCGTGTTGCCGGCTGGCTGCAGCAACAGGCCTTTTCTTCCCTGTCATCCCCTGCCGAGGTGCTGTAA